In Chromatiaceae bacterium, a single genomic region encodes these proteins:
- the nth gene encoding endonuclease III, whose product MNKAKRQQIFERLRAENPHPTTELHYSTPFELLIAVILSAQATDKGVNLATARLFPEANTPAAILGLGVDGLKRYIRTIGLYNSKAENIIKTCALLIERHAGEIPADRAALEALPGVGRKTANVVLNTAFGQPTMAVDTHIFRVANRTGIAPGRNVLEVEKRLLRVVPKEFLHDAHHWLILHGRYTCVARKPRCGACVIEDLCEYRHKT is encoded by the coding sequence ATGAACAAGGCCAAACGCCAACAGATCTTCGAACGCCTGCGAGCGGAAAACCCCCACCCGACCACGGAACTGCACTATTCCACACCTTTCGAACTGCTGATCGCCGTGATCCTGTCTGCGCAGGCGACCGACAAGGGCGTCAATCTGGCGACCGCCCGCCTGTTCCCGGAAGCCAACACCCCCGCGGCGATCCTCGGGCTCGGTGTCGACGGACTCAAGCGCTACATCCGCACCATCGGCCTGTACAACAGCAAGGCCGAGAACATCATCAAGACCTGCGCACTGTTGATCGAACGGCATGCGGGCGAGATCCCCGCCGACAGGGCGGCACTCGAGGCGCTGCCAGGCGTCGGTCGCAAGACCGCAAACGTCGTACTCAACACGGCGTTTGGACAGCCGACGATGGCGGTCGACACACACATCTTCCGGGTCGCCAACCGCACCGGCATCGCCCCCGGCCGCAATGTGCTGGAGGTCGAAAAACGCCTGCTCCGCGTGGTACCGAAGGAGTTCCTGCACGACGCCCACCACTGGCTGATCCTGCACGGCAGGTACACCTGCGTCGCACGCAAACCGCGTTGTGGCGCCTGCGTGATCGAGGATCTGTGTGAGTACCGTCACAAAACCTGA
- a CDS encoding DUF1841 family protein: protein MFGQNREELRRFYKTSWDKRCAGEPLQPLERLVAEVVAQHPEYHTLLSGSGALQRDFDATDGEVNPWLHMGMHVTLGEQITADRPPGIRGIYHRIMLRLGDAHSTEHAMMDCLGMSLWEAQRANALPDERHYIDCLKKLGG from the coding sequence ATGTTCGGACAAAATCGTGAGGAGCTGCGACGCTTCTATAAGACCAGCTGGGACAAGCGCTGCGCGGGCGAACCGCTGCAGCCGCTGGAACGCCTGGTAGCCGAGGTCGTCGCCCAACACCCGGAGTATCACACCCTCCTGTCCGGTTCCGGGGCACTGCAACGCGACTTCGACGCCACAGACGGGGAGGTCAATCCCTGGTTGCATATGGGCATGCACGTCACCCTCGGCGAACAAATCACGGCTGATCGCCCGCCCGGTATACGTGGGATCTATCATCGCATCATGTTGCGTCTCGGTGACGCGCACAGTACCGAGCACGCGATGATGGACTGCCTCGGCATGAGCCTGTGGGAGGCGCAACGCGCCAATGCGCTGCCCGACGAGCGCCACTACATCGATTGCCTGAAAAAACTGGGCGGCTGA
- the rsxG gene encoding electron transport complex subunit RsxG produces the protein MRSFPVIISGLLLGLFGVLGATMVGLSHEVTAERIAHNEREALLTQLHLLVPAGQTDNDMLSDMIEVSAPAQLGAPLTRVYRARRAGEPVAAVLSPVVTQGYNGPIKLIVAIRHDGTLAGVRVLSHHETPGLGDKIEAERSDWILGFDGKSLDAPAAGRWKVQRDGGVFDQFTGATITPRAVVRGVRSSLEYFADHREQLFAGGTPAEKHDE, from the coding sequence ATGCGTAGCTTTCCGGTGATCATCTCCGGCCTGCTGCTCGGGCTGTTCGGCGTGCTCGGCGCGACCATGGTCGGCCTGAGCCACGAGGTCACCGCCGAGCGCATCGCGCACAATGAACGGGAGGCACTGCTGACCCAGCTGCACCTGCTGGTCCCCGCCGGACAGACCGACAACGATATGCTCAGCGATATGATCGAGGTTTCGGCACCCGCACAGCTGGGCGCACCCCTGACCCGCGTGTACCGCGCACGGCGCGCCGGCGAGCCAGTGGCCGCGGTGCTGAGCCCGGTCGTGACCCAGGGGTACAATGGCCCGATCAAGCTGATCGTGGCGATCCGTCACGATGGAACCCTGGCCGGGGTAAGAGTGTTGTCGCATCACGAGACGCCCGGACTCGGCGACAAGATCGAGGCCGAGCGTTCCGACTGGATTCTGGGTTTCGACGGCAAGTCGCTGGACGCACCCGCGGCCGGGCGCTGGAAGGTGCAGCGCGACGGCGGGGTCTTCGATCAGTTCACCGGTGCGACGATCACGCCGCGTGCGGTGGTCCGTGGTGTACGCTCCAGCCTCGAATACTTTGCCGATCATCGGGAGCAACTGTTTGCGGGCGGGACGCCTGCGGAGAAACACGATGAGTGA
- a CDS encoding putative DNA-binding domain-containing protein: MPRFQRQQLAFTAHIRDPDGNPVPAGIPTRRMAVYTELLFNNIDSQMATNFPVLRQITSDADWQALIRDFMVRHRSRTPLFTQVGLEFLDYLQNEREPQPGDRPFMLELAHYEYVELAVSISEADVDLAACDPNGDLLANRPLVAPTAWNLSYVWPVHQIGPDFLPDAPPAEPTHLVVYRDRRDGVHFLQINAVTQRLLQLLKEDPECTGLEVLNSIVDEMAHPQPDVVIAAGRELLDDLRRRNVVIGTRV, translated from the coding sequence TTGCCACGCTTCCAGCGACAGCAGCTGGCATTCACCGCGCACATTCGCGACCCGGACGGCAACCCGGTGCCGGCGGGGATCCCGACGCGGCGCATGGCGGTGTACACCGAACTGCTGTTCAACAACATCGACAGCCAGATGGCGACCAATTTTCCCGTGTTGCGGCAGATCACCAGCGACGCGGACTGGCAGGCACTGATCCGCGATTTCATGGTCCGCCACCGCAGCCGCACGCCGCTGTTCACCCAGGTCGGGCTGGAGTTCCTGGATTACCTGCAGAACGAGCGCGAGCCACAGCCGGGCGACCGGCCATTCATGCTCGAACTCGCACATTACGAATATGTCGAGCTGGCCGTATCGATCAGTGAGGCGGATGTCGACCTGGCCGCATGCGATCCGAACGGCGACCTGCTGGCGAATCGACCCCTGGTCGCGCCCACGGCATGGAACCTGAGCTACGTCTGGCCGGTGCACCAGATCGGACCCGACTTTCTGCCCGATGCGCCACCCGCGGAGCCCACCCATCTCGTGGTCTACCGGGACCGCCGGGATGGCGTGCACTTCCTGCAGATCAACGCGGTCACCCAGCGCCTGTTGCAACTCTTGAAAGAAGATCCCGAATGCACCGGTCTCGAGGTATTGAACAGCATCGTCGACGAGATGGCGCATCCGCAGCCCGACGTGGTCATCGCGGCGGGCCGGGAACTGCTCGACGACCTGCGCCGCCGCAACGTGGTCATCGGCACGCGGGTCTGA
- a CDS encoding response regulator, with translation MPLRRLAQEIRTSQEFQSALIRLGIWAFMLTILAAARLIGDYDFPWSHYALLFGVHLVWYLWILVSTIRRPETWAARTYLSIVADLSGTTLIIYLTGDATGPFYLLYAVSFLSQGMRYGRTNLLIASVCSLLAFSFVAAVLGDWRSQLIEVLFVSLVLVVLPAYEYTLLRKLQTAKQLAEQANRARGDFLATMTHELRTPLSGVIGMAGLLKRTGLDDEQREYVDSINTSADVLQALIGDILDLSKIDAGKLELKPSTFRIRESLNETCWALSNQALDKEVELVCRVAPDVPEQVFGDELRFRQILFNLVGNAVKFTERGYIRVQAQVVPADQDVAEPHLLVAVSDTGIGIAPDRIQKVFDTFWQADPSSTRRFSGTGLGTAIARDLTRLMGGVIGVQSEEGIGSTFWVKLPFLRVAGAVPPQPPASLRGVRAVIFEQHPESAAAIIEACAAAGMQTQVVGDIDQLGALDNEGAADQPRVILIVDAPRGLDLERVGNLVRRLLGNDTPVVYLHYPRRKPMITDASAGRAFKPIEMLQLWQSIAQVLGPIAVPLPEDDPPPPPAEAVEHGGHLLVAEDDDINAKLIESLLRKAGCRVTLVKDGRAALEAATAGHFDLAFIDLRMPHMDGIDFTKAYRAQEVPGTHLPIVALTANAAEDVRAECMRAGMDDFVTKPVDPQLLQELILRYGLMCVAR, from the coding sequence ATGCCGCTACGGCGTCTCGCGCAAGAGATACGTACCTCGCAGGAATTTCAATCGGCGTTGATCCGCCTCGGGATCTGGGCATTCATGCTGACGATCCTCGCGGCTGCACGCCTGATCGGCGACTACGACTTTCCGTGGAGTCACTACGCGCTGTTGTTCGGCGTCCACCTGGTCTGGTACCTGTGGATCCTGGTCAGCACCATCCGGCGCCCGGAGACCTGGGCGGCACGCACCTACCTAAGTATTGTCGCGGATCTCAGCGGTACGACGCTGATCATCTATCTCACCGGCGACGCCACCGGCCCCTTCTACCTGTTGTATGCCGTTTCCTTCCTTTCCCAGGGCATGCGTTACGGCAGGACCAACCTGCTGATCGCGTCGGTGTGCAGCCTGCTGGCATTCTCATTCGTCGCCGCGGTACTCGGGGACTGGCGGTCCCAGTTGATCGAGGTGTTGTTCGTGTCGTTGGTGTTGGTGGTATTGCCGGCCTATGAATACACCCTGCTGCGCAAGCTGCAGACGGCCAAGCAGCTCGCCGAGCAGGCCAATCGGGCGCGTGGCGATTTCCTGGCCACCATGACCCACGAGCTGCGCACGCCGTTGTCCGGTGTGATCGGCATGGCGGGGCTGCTCAAACGCACCGGCCTGGATGACGAGCAGCGCGAGTACGTCGACTCGATCAACACCTCGGCCGACGTGTTGCAGGCGCTGATCGGCGACATCCTCGACCTGTCGAAGATCGATGCCGGCAAGCTGGAACTCAAGCCCTCCACGTTCAGGATCCGCGAATCACTCAACGAGACCTGCTGGGCGCTGAGCAACCAGGCGCTCGACAAGGAGGTCGAGCTGGTCTGCCGGGTGGCGCCGGATGTTCCCGAACAGGTCTTCGGCGACGAGCTGCGGTTTCGTCAGATCCTGTTCAACCTGGTCGGCAATGCGGTCAAGTTCACCGAGCGCGGCTATATCCGGGTGCAGGCCCAGGTGGTCCCGGCTGACCAGGACGTCGCCGAGCCGCACCTGCTGGTCGCGGTCAGCGATACCGGCATCGGCATAGCGCCGGACCGCATACAGAAGGTGTTCGACACCTTCTGGCAGGCGGACCCCTCGTCGACCCGTCGATTCAGCGGCACCGGCCTGGGCACCGCGATCGCACGCGATCTGACCCGCCTGATGGGCGGCGTGATCGGCGTGCAGAGCGAGGAAGGGATCGGCAGCACCTTTTGGGTGAAGCTGCCGTTTCTGCGCGTTGCCGGGGCCGTTCCACCACAACCGCCCGCGTCACTGCGCGGAGTGCGTGCCGTGATCTTCGAGCAGCACCCGGAGAGTGCGGCGGCGATCATCGAGGCCTGCGCGGCTGCCGGCATGCAGACGCAGGTGGTCGGCGACATCGACCAGCTCGGGGCACTGGACAACGAAGGTGCGGCGGACCAGCCACGCGTGATCCTGATCGTGGATGCCCCGCGAGGCCTGGACCTGGAACGGGTCGGCAACCTGGTCAGGCGGCTGCTCGGCAACGATACCCCGGTGGTCTATCTGCACTACCCGCGCCGCAAACCGATGATCACCGATGCGTCGGCCGGGCGGGCATTCAAGCCGATCGAGATGCTGCAGCTCTGGCAGTCGATTGCGCAGGTGCTCGGACCCATCGCCGTGCCGTTGCCCGAAGACGACCCGCCACCGCCGCCGGCCGAGGCGGTCGAGCATGGCGGACACCTGCTGGTCGCCGAAGACGACGACATCAATGCGAAGCTGATCGAAAGCCTGTTGCGCAAGGCGGGATGCCGGGTCACGCTGGTCAAGGACGGCAGGGCGGCGCTCGAGGCCGCCACCGCCGGGCACTTCGACCTCGCATTCATCGACCTGCGCATGCCGCATATGGACGGGATCGATTTCACCAAGGCGTACCGTGCCCAGGAGGTCCCCGGGACACACCTGCCGATCGTTGCGCTGACCGCGAATGCGGCCGAGGATGTGCGAGCCGAGTGCATGCGGGCCGGCATGGACGATTTCGTGACCAAGCCGGTCGATCCGCAGCTGCTTCAGGAACTGATCCTGCGTTACGGTCTGATGTGCGTGGCGCGTTGA
- a CDS encoding homoserine O-succinyltransferase, with amino-acid sequence MPIVAHNALPTFDRLRAEGVNVLPPDRALHQDIRELHIGLLNMMPDKALAATERQFFRLVGESNPIAQFYVHPFTLPELARGAAAREHVDSFYDTFAAVREQGLDALIITGANVVGSDLARQPFWQPLIEVIDWAYENVTSTLCSCLATHAVLEFRYAQRRTPRPAKTWGVFPHWVVDKRHPLVHDVNTRFDVPHSRWNDVSRAQFDAAGLHVLAESAVGVHLATSADGIRFVFFQGHPEYDTISLLKEYKREVMRYVSGDAEVYPPFVQNYFTERDRAILREYRQRVDAAGAVGSDPPDFPDALLTAGLDNTWRDTAHAVVGNWMGLVYQLTHSDRRKPFMDGIDPDDPLRLGPRR; translated from the coding sequence ATGCCGATAGTCGCCCACAACGCCCTGCCGACCTTCGACCGCCTGCGCGCCGAAGGGGTCAATGTGCTGCCGCCCGACCGGGCGTTGCATCAGGATATCCGCGAACTGCACATCGGCCTGTTGAACATGATGCCGGACAAGGCATTGGCGGCGACCGAGCGGCAGTTCTTCCGCCTGGTCGGAGAAAGCAACCCGATCGCGCAGTTCTACGTGCATCCGTTCACGCTGCCCGAGCTGGCGCGCGGCGCCGCCGCACGTGAGCACGTGGACAGTTTCTACGACACCTTCGCGGCGGTGCGTGAGCAGGGGCTGGACGCCCTGATCATCACCGGGGCGAACGTGGTCGGCTCCGACCTGGCCCGTCAGCCGTTCTGGCAACCCCTGATCGAGGTCATCGACTGGGCCTACGAGAACGTCACCTCGACGCTGTGCAGCTGTCTCGCGACCCATGCGGTGCTCGAGTTCCGCTATGCGCAACGCCGGACGCCGCGTCCGGCCAAGACCTGGGGGGTGTTTCCGCACTGGGTCGTCGATAAGCGACACCCGCTCGTACACGATGTGAACACGCGTTTCGACGTGCCGCACTCGCGCTGGAACGACGTGTCGAGGGCGCAGTTCGATGCAGCCGGCCTGCACGTGCTCGCCGAGAGCGCGGTGGGCGTGCACCTGGCGACCAGCGCGGACGGCATCCGCTTCGTCTTCTTCCAGGGACATCCCGAGTACGACACCATCTCGCTGCTCAAGGAGTACAAGCGCGAGGTGATGCGCTACGTCAGCGGCGACGCTGAGGTGTATCCACCGTTCGTCCAGAACTACTTCACCGAGCGCGACCGGGCGATCCTGCGCGAGTATCGCCAACGCGTCGATGCGGCCGGCGCCGTCGGCAGTGACCCGCCGGATTTCCCCGATGCCTTGTTGACCGCGGGGTTGGACAACACCTGGCGCGACACGGCGCATGCGGTGGTTGGCAACTGGATGGGACTGGTCTACCAGCTGACCCACAGCGACCGGCGCAAACCCTTCATGGACGGCATCGATCCGGACGATCCGTTGCGCCTGGGGCCCCGCCGCTAG
- a CDS encoding ATPase → MKFTVGEFRNWQNKKVTLLGMSGVGKTYISDMLRKHQWYHYSGDYRIGTRYLDESILDLIKEQAMRVPFLSELLRNDWIYIRNNIKVSDLGPVLSFVGKLGNPELGGVPLEDFERRQAQYREAEIAAMHDVPSFIEKGQKIYGYNHFVNDVGGSLCELDEPGVIELLVQHTLMLYIQVTDEEEEQKLIRRAQSDPKPLYYRPEFLREQLARYLEESGLQYAAEMDPDAFTRWIFPRLFHSRVPRYEAIAQQGYTVTSREVAQVRDEQDFLGLLETAIARSQ, encoded by the coding sequence GTGAAGTTCACGGTCGGGGAATTCCGCAACTGGCAGAACAAGAAGGTCACCCTGCTCGGGATGTCCGGGGTCGGCAAGACCTACATCTCGGACATGTTGCGCAAGCACCAGTGGTATCACTACTCCGGTGACTACCGGATCGGTACCCGCTACCTCGACGAAAGCATCCTGGACCTGATCAAGGAGCAGGCGATGCGGGTGCCGTTCCTGAGCGAGTTGTTGCGCAATGACTGGATCTATATCCGTAACAACATCAAGGTCTCCGACCTCGGTCCTGTGCTGTCGTTCGTCGGCAAGCTCGGCAATCCGGAGCTCGGCGGTGTGCCGTTGGAGGATTTCGAACGCCGCCAGGCACAGTACCGGGAGGCCGAGATCGCGGCGATGCACGACGTGCCCTCGTTCATCGAGAAGGGACAGAAGATCTACGGCTACAATCATTTCGTGAACGACGTCGGCGGATCCTTGTGTGAACTCGATGAGCCCGGCGTGATCGAGTTGCTGGTGCAGCACACCTTGATGTTGTACATCCAGGTGACCGACGAGGAAGAGGAGCAGAAGCTGATCCGTCGGGCGCAGAGCGACCCGAAACCGCTCTACTACCGGCCCGAATTCCTGCGCGAACAGCTTGCGCGCTACCTGGAGGAATCGGGGCTGCAGTATGCCGCGGAGATGGACCCCGATGCCTTCACGCGTTGGATTTTTCCACGCCTGTTCCATTCCCGCGTGCCGCGTTACGAGGCGATCGCTCAACAGGGCTACACTGTGACCTCGCGAGAGGTCGCCCAGGTGCGCGACGAACAGGATTTCCTGGGCCTTCTGGAAACCGCGATCGCCCGGTCGCAATAG
- a CDS encoding MBL fold metallo-hydrolase → MSDVLQLRFLGVGNANAQALGNASAVLEDGDGRPLLLIDCGPSVLPAYLARYGALPAALFVTHTHLDHIGGLEGLFYRLALEEPGLSPVRLYLPASIVPRLHQQLADDPFKLAEGGMNFWDRFQVIPVGDQFWHAGLLFDVFAVSHHAYRAAFGLGCPGRFVYTGDTRPIPDVLQQFGNHGEWIFHDCALKGSPSHTGVADLAASYPPALCERLVLYHYESPGAADQLRALGYRVADPGEVFRLPPGRSPILRCVG, encoded by the coding sequence ATGTCGGATGTCCTGCAGCTGCGTTTTCTCGGGGTCGGCAACGCGAACGCGCAGGCGCTCGGCAATGCGTCCGCGGTCCTGGAGGACGGCGACGGCCGGCCTTTGCTGCTGATCGATTGCGGTCCCAGCGTATTGCCCGCGTATCTCGCCCGCTACGGGGCATTGCCGGCGGCGCTCTTCGTCACGCATACCCATCTCGATCACATCGGCGGTCTCGAGGGACTGTTTTATCGCCTGGCCCTGGAGGAACCGGGGCTGTCGCCGGTGCGGCTGTACCTGCCGGCCAGTATCGTTCCGCGGCTGCATCAGCAATTGGCCGACGATCCGTTCAAGTTGGCCGAGGGTGGAATGAACTTCTGGGACCGCTTTCAGGTGATCCCGGTCGGCGATCAGTTCTGGCATGCCGGCCTGTTGTTCGACGTGTTTGCGGTGAGTCATCACGCCTACCGCGCGGCGTTCGGCCTCGGTTGCCCGGGACGTTTCGTCTATACCGGCGATACCCGGCCGATTCCCGATGTGCTGCAGCAGTTCGGCAACCACGGCGAATGGATCTTCCACGACTGCGCGCTGAAGGGCAGCCCATCGCATACCGGGGTCGCCGATCTCGCCGCGAGCTATCCGCCCGCGCTGTGCGAGCGCCTCGTGCTGTATCACTACGAATCGCCGGGCGCGGCGGATCAGTTGCGCGCCCTCGGCTACCGGGTTGCCGACCCCGGCGAGGTGTTCAGGCTGCCACCCGGTCGAAGCCCGATATTGCGCTGCGTGGGTTAG
- a CDS encoding electron transport complex subunit E, whose protein sequence is MSDGYRKILFDGLWHNNQALVALLGLCPLLAVSNTLINGLGLGLATTAVLALSNVSVSIIRNWVRPEIRLPVFVLIIASFVTTVELVMNAYFHGLYKVLGIFIPLIVTNCTIIGRAEAFASRHPVPQALLDGLAIGVGFTLALVVLGGSRELIGQGTLFDGAHLMFGETARDWRWSIGDDYPGVLIAILPPGAFIGLGMLIAIKNVIDRRIGRQSAVATTDAAPATA, encoded by the coding sequence ATGAGTGACGGTTACCGCAAGATCCTGTTCGACGGGCTGTGGCACAACAACCAGGCCTTGGTCGCGCTGCTGGGCCTCTGCCCACTGCTCGCGGTGTCCAACACGCTGATCAATGGCCTCGGCCTCGGCCTCGCGACCACCGCGGTACTGGCATTGTCCAACGTGTCGGTCTCGATCATCCGCAACTGGGTGCGCCCGGAGATCCGGCTGCCGGTGTTCGTGTTGATCATCGCCTCCTTTGTGACCACGGTCGAACTGGTGATGAATGCGTACTTCCACGGGCTCTACAAGGTGCTGGGCATCTTTATCCCGTTGATCGTCACGAACTGCACGATCATCGGTCGCGCCGAGGCGTTTGCGTCGCGCCATCCGGTGCCTCAGGCATTGCTCGACGGCCTGGCGATCGGTGTCGGATTCACGTTGGCGCTGGTGGTGCTGGGCGGCAGCCGGGAACTGATCGGTCAGGGTACCCTGTTCGACGGCGCTCATCTGATGTTCGGCGAGACGGCGCGCGACTGGCGCTGGAGCATCGGCGATGACTATCCCGGCGTATTGATCGCGATCCTGCCGCCGGGCGCCTTCATCGGACTCGGCATGCTGATCGCAATCAAGAACGTGATCGACCGCAGGATCGGCAGACAGAGCGCGGTTGCGACCACCGACGCGGCACCGGCCACCGCCTGA
- the rsxD gene encoding electron transport complex subunit RsxD, whose translation MQFATSSSPHLSGPQSITRVMGMVMLALIPGTLAMVWYFGWGVLINIAIASLTAVASEAAILRMRGRDVGTTLIDLSALVTAWLLAIALPPLLPWWQTVVGSAFAIVIAKQLFGGIGQNPFNPAMAGYVLLLVSFPVTMTRWLPPDVVSGQPLSLADSLQIIFAGHPPSDQTWDSISRATPLDQMRTELSQNRMISEIRQNPLWGDFGGRGWEWIANWFLLGGLFLIWRRVISWRIPASMLGGLALIAGLFWAIDPETHPFPAFHLFSGGAILGAFFIATDPVSACTTPRGQLIYGALIGMLVFVIRTWGGYPDAVAFSVLLLNMAAPTIDYYTQPRIFGQRRDGDA comes from the coding sequence ATGCAGTTCGCGACCAGCAGTTCCCCGCACCTGAGCGGCCCACAGAGCATCACCCGTGTGATGGGCATGGTGATGCTCGCGCTGATCCCCGGGACCCTGGCGATGGTCTGGTATTTCGGCTGGGGGGTGTTGATCAACATCGCGATTGCCTCGCTGACCGCGGTGGCGAGCGAGGCTGCGATCCTGCGGATGCGCGGCCGTGACGTCGGCACCACGCTGATCGACCTGAGCGCCCTGGTCACCGCCTGGCTGCTGGCGATCGCGCTGCCGCCTTTGCTGCCGTGGTGGCAGACCGTGGTCGGCAGCGCATTCGCAATCGTGATCGCGAAGCAGCTGTTCGGCGGCATCGGCCAGAATCCGTTCAATCCGGCGATGGCCGGGTACGTGCTGCTGCTGGTGTCGTTTCCGGTGACCATGACGCGCTGGCTTCCACCCGACGTGGTCAGCGGCCAGCCACTTTCCCTTGCCGACAGCCTGCAGATCATCTTCGCCGGCCATCCACCCTCGGACCAGACCTGGGACAGCATCAGCCGCGCAACACCGCTGGATCAGATGCGCACCGAGCTGTCGCAGAACCGCATGATCAGCGAGATCCGGCAGAACCCGCTGTGGGGCGATTTCGGCGGACGCGGCTGGGAATGGATCGCCAACTGGTTCCTGTTGGGCGGGCTCTTCCTGATCTGGCGACGCGTGATCAGCTGGCGCATCCCGGCCAGCATGCTGGGCGGCCTGGCCCTGATTGCCGGACTGTTCTGGGCGATCGACCCCGAGACCCATCCGTTCCCCGCATTCCACCTGTTCAGCGGCGGGGCCATCCTGGGCGCGTTCTTCATCGCGACCGACCCGGTCTCGGCCTGCACGACGCCGCGTGGCCAACTCATCTACGGGGCCCTGATCGGCATGCTGGTGTTCGTGATCCGCACCTGGGGCGGCTACCCGGATGCCGTGGCATTTTCGGTGCTGCTGCTGAACATGGCCGCGCCGACGATCGACTACTACACCCAGCCGCGAATCTTCGGTCAGCGCAGGGACGGCGATGCGTAG
- a CDS encoding DUF692 domain-containing protein, whose protein sequence is MSDTQRTRSHPVTGAGLGLRYDLVDELQATPPSQVDFLEVAPENWIGVGGARGKTLRYFTERYPLVCHGLSLSIGGPAPLDDAFLSDLKRFLDDHRARAYTEHLSYCGDSGHLYDLMPIPFTEDAVHYVAGRIRHVQDVLERRIGMENVSTYVVPDGELSELEFLNAVISEADCDLHLDINNVFVNSINHGFDARAYLAGIPGDRIVYAHIAGHFREDDDLRVDTHGEDVVPEVWDLLDQAYAMHGVFPTLLERDFNIPPLNVLLEEVDQIVRRQNRWQEAPGAHVA, encoded by the coding sequence ATGAGCGACACCCAACGAACCCGAAGCCATCCGGTGACCGGGGCCGGCCTTGGACTGCGCTACGACCTGGTCGATGAACTGCAGGCCACGCCGCCGTCACAGGTCGACTTCCTCGAGGTTGCTCCGGAAAACTGGATCGGCGTCGGTGGCGCGCGCGGCAAGACGCTGCGTTATTTCACCGAGCGCTATCCACTGGTCTGTCATGGTCTGTCCCTGTCGATCGGCGGCCCGGCACCGCTCGACGATGCCTTCCTTTCCGACCTGAAGCGCTTCCTCGACGACCATCGGGCACGCGCCTACACCGAACACCTTTCGTATTGCGGGGACAGCGGTCACCTCTACGACCTGATGCCGATCCCGTTCACCGAAGACGCCGTCCACTACGTCGCCGGGCGCATCCGCCATGTGCAGGACGTGCTCGAACGCCGCATCGGCATGGAGAACGTCTCGACGTACGTGGTCCCCGATGGCGAACTCAGCGAGCTCGAGTTTCTCAACGCCGTGATCAGCGAGGCGGATTGCGATCTGCATCTCGACATCAACAATGTGTTCGTCAACAGCATCAACCATGGATTCGATGCCCGCGCCTACCTCGCGGGGATCCCCGGTGACCGCATCGTGTATGCGCATATCGCCGGCCACTTCCGCGAAGACGACGATCTGCGCGTCGACACCCACGGCGAGGACGTCGTGCCGGAGGTCTGGGACCTGCTCGACCAGGCGTATGCGATGCACGGCGTCTTCCCGACCCTGCTCGAACGCGACTTCAACATCCCACCGTTGAACGTACTGCTCGAGGAGGTCGACCAGATCGTGCGTCGGCAAAACAGATGGCAGGAGGCGCCTGGTGCACACGTCGCCTGA
- a CDS encoding DoxX family protein has translation MIAIANRLQDLLDQLRALDFLAPLAMRLYLVPVFWMAGTKKLADMESTIAWFGNPDWGLGLPMPALMAWAAALTEAGGAILLLIGLATRWISIPLMVTMVVAAVTVHLQNGWAAIAETPEAAERLSAATSLLREHGNYEWLTGSGEFVILNNGIEFAATYFIMLLALFFTGAGRYFSVDYWIARRFRD, from the coding sequence ATGATTGCGATAGCCAACCGCCTACAAGACCTGCTCGACCAGCTGCGGGCACTCGATTTTCTCGCGCCGCTGGCGATGCGCCTGTACCTGGTCCCGGTTTTCTGGATGGCCGGCACCAAGAAACTGGCCGACATGGAGAGCACGATCGCCTGGTTTGGCAACCCCGACTGGGGCCTCGGTCTGCCGATGCCGGCGCTGATGGCCTGGGCCGCCGCGTTGACCGAGGCCGGCGGCGCGATACTGCTGCTGATCGGACTCGCGACGCGCTGGATCTCTATCCCGCTGATGGTCACGATGGTCGTTGCCGCCGTCACCGTCCACCTGCAGAACGGCTGGGCCGCGATCGCCGAGACACCCGAAGCGGCGGAACGCCTGTCGGCAGCGACCTCGCTGCTCCGGGAACATGGCAACTACGAATGGCTCACCGGTTCCGGCGAGTTCGTGATCCTGAACAACGGCATCGAATTCGCGGCGACCTACTTCATCATGTTGCTGGCGCTGTTTTTCACCGGTGCCGGCCGCTATTTCAGCGTCGACTACTGGATCGCCCGGCGGTTTCGCGACTGA